In the genome of Prochlorothrix hollandica PCC 9006 = CALU 1027, one region contains:
- a CDS encoding AAA family ATPase, whose translation MKITKISLKHFRAFYAEHEIDLGKKGQNLLIYGENGSGKSSLLKAIELFLDSHVKDLDFANYRNLFVADTDGGHIKLSIRANKRAPETTFEWSDTTRETNEPIILNAAKTKGILDYKALLEVYFLHPQDCEINIFDFLLTKILNHSVNPFTQRRLTEEWAEIKQKQIPRSQDYTRKIQEFNGILDDFNNGLQAILNQLQQELSDILEEFRYPISLEFDFQKITLNLPEKRLDNGGIILKVKFHDRYFPLAHQFLNEAKLSAIALSIYLASLQINPSSQLKILVLDDVLIGLDMSNRLPVIDILKEKFDDYQIFLMTYDKEWYEILKRYFPNWKMVELYAGRGTDYEVPVLVENKKYLEKAQRYFQDHDYKAAAIYLRTAFEVKIKWFCDKENIPVKYQENPKHLTTDDFWIPIKNARNPALWE comes from the coding sequence ATGAAAATCACTAAAATTTCACTCAAACATTTCCGAGCCTTCTATGCAGAGCATGAGATTGACTTAGGGAAGAAAGGTCAAAATCTACTGATTTATGGAGAAAATGGCAGCGGCAAGTCCTCCTTGCTCAAAGCTATTGAACTTTTTTTAGATTCTCATGTCAAGGATTTAGACTTTGCCAATTACCGTAATTTATTTGTCGCTGATACTGATGGTGGGCATATTAAACTCTCGATTCGTGCAAATAAGCGTGCCCCTGAAACGACTTTTGAGTGGTCAGATACAACTCGTGAAACCAATGAACCTATTATTCTTAACGCTGCTAAAACCAAAGGTATTCTAGACTACAAAGCCTTATTAGAGGTTTATTTCTTACATCCTCAAGATTGCGAGATTAACATCTTTGACTTCCTGCTTACAAAAATTCTTAATCATAGTGTCAATCCATTTACACAAAGACGCTTAACTGAAGAATGGGCAGAAATCAAACAAAAGCAAATTCCCCGTAGTCAAGACTATACACGTAAGATTCAAGAATTCAACGGTATTTTAGATGATTTCAATAATGGCTTGCAAGCCATCCTCAATCAACTACAGCAAGAATTGAGCGATATTCTTGAGGAGTTCAGATATCCTATCTCATTGGAATTTGACTTTCAGAAAATTACCCTTAATCTCCCAGAAAAACGTCTGGATAATGGTGGCATTATTTTGAAAGTCAAGTTTCATGACAGGTACTTTCCCTTGGCTCATCAGTTTCTCAATGAAGCCAAATTATCTGCAATTGCTCTCTCTATTTATCTTGCATCTCTGCAAATCAATCCTAGCAGCCAACTTAAAATCCTAGTTCTAGATGACGTATTGATTGGACTAGATATGTCGAATCGTTTGCCTGTTATCGATATCCTCAAAGAGAAATTCGATGATTATCAAATTTTTCTAATGACCTATGACAAGGAGTGGTATGAAATTCTTAAACGATATTTCCCAAACTGGAAAATGGTTGAACTTTATGCTGGACGAGGAACTGATTATGAAGTTCCTGTTTTAGTTGAAAACAAAAAATATTTAGAGAAAGCACAACGTTACTTCCAAGATCATGATTATAAAGCTGCTGCTATTTATTTACGTACAGCATTTGAAGTGAAAATCAAATGGTTCTGCGACAAGGAAAATATTCCTGTGAAATATCAAGAAAATCCTAAACACTTGACGACAGATGACTTCTGGATACCCATTAAAAATGCCAGAAATCCGGCTCTCTGGGAATGA
- a CDS encoding hybrid sensor histidine kinase/response regulator gives MFEALAANGVPSVLDPQVQPWLMHQPQDWQALCQGTTIATTDTEKAYRQQPELLQSTRQMQVRSRLTTPILVQGRLWGLLAVHQCHSPRPWSEDERIMVEHIAEHLAIAVYQGQLYQELQAQKQTLEQRVQEYTQELQDALAATQSAHRTKSDFLSTMSHELRTPLTCIIGMSSTLLRWSFGSFSDRQRNYLQTIHDSGEQLLTIINDILELSHLETGRTVLQSSQFSISRTVHSTVQLFQEKARSAQISLYLEVTLAPDQDLFTGDVRRCQQILSNLLSNALKFTKPDGNVVVRVWREQELWVMQVEDTGIGIPEEQQPLLFQKFQQLEHYRVREHGGTGLGLALTKQFVDLHGGNIKVESEVGVGSIFTVWLPPRSLGSSPAPRTLGSSKAPQPPNSVPAATLNPSGQVVLLEDDEETATLICELLTAAGYQVIWLVDASTALEQIELMRPVAVIANLDMAGSGGLQMLWSLRRSPQTQSLKVLALLSRDSPHLEVRAGEPQADLYLRKPFEPDQLVTDLLQLAS, from the coding sequence GTGTTTGAAGCCCTGGCAGCCAATGGGGTGCCATCGGTTCTCGATCCCCAGGTGCAGCCCTGGCTGATGCATCAACCCCAGGACTGGCAAGCCTTGTGCCAAGGGACCACCATCGCCACGACCGATACGGAAAAAGCCTATCGACAGCAGCCGGAACTGCTGCAATCCACCCGTCAAATGCAGGTGCGATCGCGGCTGACCACGCCGATTTTAGTCCAAGGTCGGCTGTGGGGGTTGCTGGCGGTGCACCAGTGCCACAGCCCCCGGCCTTGGTCCGAGGATGAGCGGATTATGGTGGAACACATTGCCGAACACTTGGCCATTGCGGTGTACCAGGGCCAGTTATATCAAGAACTGCAAGCCCAAAAACAAACCCTGGAGCAGCGGGTGCAGGAGTATACCCAGGAACTCCAGGATGCCCTAGCGGCCACCCAATCGGCCCATCGCACCAAAAGCGATTTCCTCTCCACCATGAGCCATGAACTGCGGACTCCCCTCACCTGCATTATTGGCATGTCTTCCACCCTGCTGCGGTGGTCCTTTGGGTCATTTAGCGATCGCCAACGCAACTACCTGCAAACCATCCACGACAGCGGCGAACAATTACTGACCATCATTAACGATATTTTGGAACTGTCCCACCTGGAAACCGGCAGAACGGTGCTGCAATCCAGCCAGTTTTCCATCAGCCGCACGGTTCATAGCACGGTGCAACTATTCCAGGAAAAGGCGCGATCGGCCCAGATTTCCCTATACCTAGAGGTGACCCTTGCCCCCGATCAGGATCTGTTCACGGGGGATGTGCGCCGCTGTCAACAGATCCTCAGCAACCTCCTCAGCAATGCCCTGAAGTTCACCAAGCCGGACGGCAACGTGGTGGTGCGGGTCTGGCGGGAGCAGGAACTGTGGGTGATGCAGGTGGAAGATACGGGCATCGGCATCCCAGAGGAGCAGCAACCCCTACTGTTCCAAAAATTCCAGCAACTGGAACACTACCGAGTGCGGGAACATGGGGGCACGGGGCTGGGGTTGGCCCTGACGAAACAATTTGTCGATCTCCACGGCGGTAACATTAAGGTGGAGTCTGAGGTGGGGGTGGGGTCCATCTTTACGGTGTGGTTGCCGCCCCGGAGCCTAGGCTCCAGTCCAGCGCCCCGAACCCTAGGCTCCAGCAAAGCGCCCCAGCCCCCCAATTCGGTGCCTGCGGCCACCCTGAACCCTAGCGGCCAGGTGGTGCTCTTGGAGGATGACGAGGAGACCGCTACACTGATTTGTGAATTACTGACGGCTGCGGGTTACCAAGTCATCTGGTTGGTGGATGCCTCCACGGCCTTAGAGCAAATTGAACTGATGCGTCCCGTGGCCGTCATTGCCAATTTGGATATGGCTGGATCCGGTGGACTGCAAATGCTGTGGAGTTTGCGGCGATCGCCCCAAACCCAATCCCTCAAGGTGTTAGCCCTCCTCTCCAGGGATTCCCCTCATCTTGAGGTTCGGGCCGGGGAACCCCAGGCCGATCTCTACCTCCGTAAGCCGTTTGAACCGGATCAACTAGTGACCGACTTATTGCAACTGGCGAGCTAG
- a CDS encoding pentapeptide repeat-containing protein: MDGVGLCRRCYLRRCYLQHCYLRRYYLRRYYLRRCYLRRCYLRRYYLRRYYLRRYYLRRCYLRRCYLGRCYLQHCYLRRCYLQHCYLGDYYLGRY, from the coding sequence ATGGATGGCGTTGGGCTGTGCAGGCGTTGTTATTTACGGCGTTGCTATTTACAGCATTGTTATTTACGGCGTTATTATTTACGGCGTTATTATTTACGGCGTTGTTATTTACGGCGTTGTTATTTACGGCGTTATTATTTACGGCGTTATTATTTACGGCGTTATTATTTACGGCGTTGTTATTTACGGCGTTGTTATTTAGGGCGTTGTTATTTACAGCATTGTTATTTACGGCGTTGTTATTTACAGCATTGCTATTTAGGAGATTACTATCTAGGGCGTTACTAG
- a CDS encoding helicase-related protein produces MSDAQYFDILVGYFRTSGFHQLYEALETVEHIRILVGLTIDQKAFDLIERSQVQTHLDFESHKQTKEQVTAQVATEMAQAQDSYDTELSVQKFIEFIHSGKLEIKAYPSANLHAKVYISRFDKNDRDFGRVITGSSNFSWSGLVANREFNVELKDRADVEFALGQFETLWADAVDISADYVATVQQRTWLNDTITPYELYLKFLYEYLKEDINLDEDDVGVYLPDGFMELAYQKQAVTSARKILDAYGGVFLADVVGLGKTYISALLAQQLQGRILVICPPVLRDYWQETFFEFGIRGYEIESMGKLDALVQRDLKKFRYILIDEAHRFRNEDTQAYTNLFQICAGKKVILVSATPLNNRIGDIFSQLKLFQPARKSTIPGIANLEQFFKALEKRLNQCSKDNTDYLITLKQVSQEIRAKVLRYVMVRRTRSEITNYYSEDLKQQGLKFPKVAEPQKIIYQFDDKTEWVFNQTIKLLRRLSYARYTPLLYLNQQVSNFTRQAQQNIGGFMRAILVKRLESSFYAFKQTVNRFIQSYEEFINMVEQGTILISKELNVYDLLERDDPDELLALIEQNAVQQYAATDFSDDLIRDLRSDLVLFQDIRELWSRLDDDPKLNQFIADLQTHPQLKNKKLIIFTESKETGDHLYAALDNVFPEQVMFYASDGGVYNSTGKPVRHNPAIAKNLIQQNFDPKHQDQTNTIRILITTDVLAEGINLHRANVVVNYDLPWNPTRVLQRVGRINRVGTVHEQIYIFNCFPTAQSEAQLGLEQNIIAKIQAFHDTLGEDAKYLSDEEEVTTHELFGDRLYRTLTKRDSYDREPEADEQSELKYLQLLRQIRDRQPALFAKIKTLPRKARTARRWQGSPPLEQDQVLTFFRQGALKKFFLSTGAAPEVDFFQAVSWLQCEPDTPKQPIPKSYYDLLQQNKDAFVALEQTAEAVPSSSRGGSSSDKFVIQCLKSKQIRTFHGFTDGDDEFLKAVRAAFEEGRIPKQLAKTVQNALKPIAGDPIKLLNVLKKTVPSDLLVEPEPPVSHQWGSSREVVLSEYFYAPQCPPPDPACDSAQATAEGE; encoded by the coding sequence TTGTCGGATGCTCAGTATTTTGATATTTTGGTTGGCTATTTCCGGACGAGTGGATTTCATCAGCTTTATGAGGCATTGGAAACCGTTGAACACATTCGGATTTTGGTGGGTCTGACGATCGATCAAAAAGCATTCGATCTGATTGAAAGATCCCAAGTCCAGACGCACCTAGATTTTGAGTCTCATAAACAGACTAAAGAGCAGGTCACAGCTCAAGTGGCAACGGAGATGGCGCAAGCCCAGGATTCCTATGATACGGAACTGAGTGTACAAAAATTTATTGAGTTTATTCACTCTGGCAAATTAGAAATAAAGGCTTATCCCAGTGCCAATCTTCATGCCAAGGTTTATATCAGTCGATTTGATAAGAACGATCGGGATTTTGGGCGGGTAATTACTGGATCCAGCAATTTTTCTTGGTCGGGACTGGTTGCTAACCGAGAATTTAATGTGGAACTGAAGGATCGGGCTGATGTGGAATTTGCCCTAGGGCAATTTGAGACATTATGGGCAGATGCAGTTGATATCTCAGCCGACTATGTGGCGACGGTTCAGCAGCGCACCTGGCTCAACGATACGATCACCCCCTATGAGCTTTACCTCAAGTTTCTTTATGAGTATTTAAAAGAAGATATCAACCTGGATGAAGACGATGTGGGCGTGTATTTGCCGGATGGTTTCATGGAGCTAGCGTATCAAAAGCAGGCGGTAACATCAGCTCGAAAAATCCTGGATGCCTATGGCGGTGTATTTTTAGCGGATGTGGTGGGGCTAGGTAAAACCTACATCTCCGCATTATTAGCGCAGCAATTACAAGGACGGATTTTAGTGATTTGTCCTCCCGTTTTGCGGGACTATTGGCAAGAGACTTTTTTTGAATTTGGGATTCGGGGCTATGAGATTGAGTCCATGGGAAAGTTGGATGCTCTTGTGCAGCGAGATTTGAAAAAATTCCGTTATATTTTGATTGATGAAGCCCATCGCTTTCGCAATGAGGACACTCAAGCATATACCAATCTCTTTCAGATTTGTGCGGGTAAGAAAGTAATTTTAGTGTCAGCAACCCCCTTGAATAACCGTATTGGTGATATTTTTAGCCAGCTCAAGTTATTTCAACCAGCGCGAAAAAGTACGATTCCTGGCATTGCCAATCTCGAACAATTCTTCAAGGCGCTAGAAAAGCGGTTGAATCAATGTTCTAAGGACAATACAGACTATTTGATTACCCTGAAGCAGGTTTCCCAGGAAATTCGTGCCAAGGTATTGCGGTATGTGATGGTGCGGCGAACTCGGAGCGAAATTACCAACTACTACTCGGAAGACTTAAAACAACAGGGCTTGAAGTTTCCGAAAGTAGCGGAACCCCAGAAAATTATTTATCAGTTTGATGATAAGACAGAATGGGTATTTAACCAAACCATCAAGCTACTGCGAAGGTTGTCCTATGCCCGCTATACACCACTGTTATATTTGAACCAGCAGGTTTCTAATTTCACCCGCCAAGCTCAGCAAAATATTGGTGGGTTTATGCGAGCCATTTTAGTGAAGCGTTTAGAAAGCAGTTTTTATGCTTTTAAGCAAACCGTAAATCGGTTTATTCAGTCCTATGAAGAGTTTATTAATATGGTTGAACAGGGGACGATTTTGATTAGTAAAGAATTGAATGTTTATGATCTGCTGGAGCGGGATGATCCCGATGAGTTATTGGCTTTAATTGAACAGAATGCAGTACAACAATATGCCGCTACGGACTTTAGCGATGATCTGATTCGGGATTTAAGGTCGGATCTGGTGCTGTTCCAGGATATTCGAGAATTGTGGTCTCGCCTGGATGATGATCCCAAGTTGAATCAATTTATAGCAGATCTCCAGACCCATCCCCAATTGAAGAATAAAAAGCTGATTATTTTTACAGAATCCAAGGAAACTGGGGATCATCTGTATGCTGCCTTGGATAACGTATTTCCAGAGCAGGTCATGTTTTATGCTAGTGATGGCGGGGTTTATAACTCAACTGGAAAGCCTGTGCGCCATAATCCAGCGATCGCTAAAAACCTGATTCAGCAAAACTTTGACCCGAAGCATCAAGATCAAACCAATACTATTCGGATTCTGATTACCACTGATGTTTTGGCGGAGGGGATCAACTTGCACCGTGCCAATGTGGTGGTGAACTATGACCTTCCCTGGAACCCAACACGGGTATTGCAACGGGTGGGGCGCATTAATCGTGTGGGCACAGTGCATGAGCAAATCTATATTTTCAACTGCTTTCCAACGGCACAGTCGGAAGCCCAACTGGGATTAGAACAGAACATTATTGCCAAGATTCAAGCCTTTCACGATACCTTGGGGGAAGATGCCAAATACCTGAGTGATGAGGAAGAGGTGACAACCCATGAGCTATTTGGGGATAGGCTCTATCGCACCTTGACGAAGCGGGACAGCTACGATCGCGAACCTGAAGCCGATGAGCAGTCGGAGTTGAAATATTTGCAACTATTGCGCCAGATCCGCGATCGCCAACCGGCTCTGTTTGCAAAAATCAAAACGCTACCCCGCAAGGCCCGCACCGCTCGACGGTGGCAGGGATCCCCGCCCTTGGAACAGGATCAGGTGTTAACCTTCTTTCGGCAGGGAGCCTTGAAGAAATTTTTTCTGTCTACTGGAGCCGCCCCCGAAGTGGACTTTTTTCAGGCGGTGAGCTGGTTGCAGTGTGAACCCGATACGCCGAAGCAACCGATCCCCAAGTCCTATTACGATCTGCTGCAACAGAATAAAGATGCGTTTGTCGCCCTGGAGCAAACCGCTGAGGCGGTACCGTCTAGTAGTCGCGGTGGCAGTAGCTCTGACAAATTTGTGATTCAATGTTTGAAATCTAAACAAATTCGCACGTTTCACGGATTTACCGATGGGGATGACGAGTTCCTGAAGGCGGTGCGGGCTGCTTTTGAGGAGGGTAGAATACCCAAGCAATTGGCCAAGACGGTGCAGAATGCCCTCAAGCCGATCGCGGGGGACCCGATCAAGCTGCTCAATGTCTTAAAAAAGACGGTACCCTCAGATCTATTGGTGGAGCCGGAACCTCCAGTCAGCCACCAATGGGGCAGCAGTCGAGAGGTGGTGCTGTCGGAATATTTTTATGCCCCCCAGTGCCCCCCTCCGGATCCCGCCTGCGACTCTGCCCAGGCAACGGCAGAAGGGGAGTGA
- the fghA gene encoding S-formylglutathione hydrolase translates to MTASPTLLSQQVCFGGSLEFYQHSSNTCNSTMKFAVYQPPQARSEVVPVLYFLSGLTCSDENFMIKAGAQRYAADHGLMLVAPDTSPRNTGIPQEAEEWDLGSGASFYVNATQEPWAAHYQMYSYITEELPALMEEHFPVRADRQGIFGHSMGGHGALICALRNRDRFRSVSAFAPIAAPSQSPWGQKAFSHYLGTDAEAWKAYDASELVLTAGYNRPILIDQGTADPFLSKGQLQLDLFEAACTQAGQPLTLRRQGGYDHSYYFIATFMGDHIQHHAAVLCR, encoded by the coding sequence ATGACAGCCTCCCCCACCCTCCTCAGCCAACAAGTTTGCTTTGGTGGCTCCTTGGAGTTTTATCAACACTCCTCCAACACCTGCAATAGCACCATGAAGTTTGCGGTGTATCAGCCCCCCCAGGCCCGGTCTGAAGTGGTGCCTGTGCTTTATTTTCTGTCGGGACTGACCTGTAGCGACGAGAATTTCATGATTAAGGCGGGCGCTCAGCGCTATGCGGCGGATCATGGGTTAATGCTGGTGGCTCCAGACACCAGCCCCCGCAATACGGGCATTCCCCAGGAAGCGGAGGAGTGGGATCTGGGCAGTGGGGCTAGCTTTTATGTCAATGCCACCCAGGAACCCTGGGCCGCCCACTACCAGATGTATAGCTACATCACCGAAGAACTGCCGGCGCTGATGGAGGAGCATTTCCCGGTGAGGGCCGATCGCCAGGGCATTTTTGGCCATTCCATGGGGGGCCATGGGGCGCTGATCTGTGCTTTGCGCAACCGCGATCGCTTCCGATCTGTGTCGGCCTTTGCCCCCATTGCTGCCCCCAGTCAGTCCCCCTGGGGCCAGAAAGCCTTTAGCCATTATTTGGGCACCGATGCCGAAGCCTGGAAAGCCTATGATGCCAGTGAGTTGGTGTTGACGGCGGGCTACAATCGCCCGATTCTGATCGATCAAGGGACGGCGGATCCCTTTTTGAGTAAGGGGCAGTTGCAGTTAGATCTGTTTGAAGCAGCCTGCACCCAGGCGGGCCAACCCCTCACCCTGCGCCGCCAAGGGGGCTATGACCACAGCTACTATTTCATCGCCACTTTTATGGGGGATCACATCCAACACCACGCCGCTGTCCTCTGTCGCTAA
- a CDS encoding Eco57I restriction-modification methylase domain-containing protein, with protein sequence MQRPFDEAQFRQLAQNLVNDLDGSKTFTLQGQYIKDAYKNQVRQQKRIGQYVDPEGNTIDILVVRLHQPMSLDRARTMQRNFIAQYLQDRGQKEAALVAYYTDGSTDWRFSLVRLDYRLELQKDGTYKPKKEVTAARRSSFLVGETEPNHTAQQQLLPLLLNDRQNPTLDQLEAAFNIESVTREFFEQYKSLFLRLRDEIEALLATDPVIANDFTQKQIEPANFAKKLLGQTVFLYFLQKKGWLGLEPGQPWGSGPKDFLRRLLEPDQVPKVQYDNFFNDVLEPLFYQALAVDRGSAALYELPGCSQPCKIPFLNGGLFEPIGGYDWQTTNILIANETIAKILDTFDRYNFTVREDEPLDKEVAVDPEMLGKVFENLLEVSDRKSKGAFYTPREIVHYMCQESLINYLDTTINRQAVELVPPSVQQTSLLVTPPSGQMLLTQEDYCERVPRGDLERLIRQGERAIENDAQVVQKGTETSTYQFRVPQSVRTYAADLDRALAAIRICDPAIGSGAFPVGMMQEIVKAREVLTTYLTLTPSPPTPLPSGERGAGSPQGEGRNAYAFKRHAIQSSIYGVDIDSGAVDIAKLRLWLSLVVDEENYESIKPLPNLDYKIVCGNSLLSVEKNLFNHQVFADLEQRKQEYFEETNAERKAALRTAINTLIQTITNQDQTFDFEVYFSEVLQQRGGFDVVIGNPPYVRQEQIKHLKDDLKKQYECFTGTADLYVFFYEQGLKLLREQGVLTYISSNKWFRAAYGKKLRQFITSQTQLQQIIDFGDAPVFAAIAYPTIVITQKGKPEAQSFQALNWEKGQSISQFETVVQSQSFTMPQTALTAEGWQFADATVLNLLEKLRKAGTPLGEYVNNRFYRGVVTGFNEAFVVDRATRDKLIAEHPSSAEVLKPFLRGRDVKRWTVDYADLWLLFIPWHFPLHNDSTIEGVSEKAEKAFKQQYPAIYNHLLNYKTELSNRNKAETGIRYEWYALQRCAATYWQEFERSKIILGRFMDKPTFAFDRAQFFHNDALYMISGVTEYVVAVLNSSISWWFLRQICTDLQNGYLQAFRKDLFQIPIPPASAQDKAVIETLVDYVLYLTTQLKDIPSHGKHLRTVADDKLMRSYFEQIVDVVVMELYLPEELHTHNKYFMRYLLQENLPSLDELKDNKMASLRLIFQRLFDRKHPIREGIFFLDSVPVVRIIRGLK encoded by the coding sequence TTGCAACGCCCCTTTGATGAGGCGCAGTTTCGGCAGTTGGCGCAAAACTTGGTCAATGACCTGGATGGGTCGAAGACATTCACCTTGCAGGGGCAGTACATCAAGGATGCTTACAAAAACCAGGTGCGGCAACAGAAGCGCATTGGTCAGTATGTTGATCCAGAGGGGAACACGATCGATATCTTGGTGGTGCGATTGCATCAGCCCATGTCTCTGGATCGGGCACGCACCATGCAGCGCAACTTCATTGCCCAATATCTCCAGGATCGGGGTCAGAAAGAGGCGGCTTTGGTGGCCTATTACACCGATGGATCGACGGATTGGCGGTTTTCCCTAGTCCGCTTAGACTATCGCCTGGAACTGCAAAAAGACGGGACCTATAAACCCAAGAAAGAGGTCACGGCGGCGCGGCGATCGTCGTTTTTGGTCGGGGAGACGGAACCGAACCACACCGCTCAACAGCAATTATTGCCGCTGTTATTGAACGATCGCCAAAATCCCACCCTCGATCAATTAGAGGCAGCGTTCAATATTGAGTCGGTTACGAGGGAGTTCTTTGAGCAATACAAAAGTCTGTTTCTGCGGCTGAGGGACGAGATCGAAGCTTTGCTCGCAACTGATCCCGTGATCGCTAACGATTTCACTCAGAAACAGATTGAACCAGCCAATTTTGCTAAAAAGCTGTTGGGGCAAACTGTCTTTCTCTATTTTCTGCAAAAGAAGGGGTGGCTGGGGCTGGAACCGGGGCAACCCTGGGGCAGTGGGCCTAAGGATTTTCTGCGGCGGTTGTTGGAGCCGGACCAGGTGCCAAAGGTGCAATATGACAATTTCTTTAACGATGTGCTGGAGCCGTTGTTTTATCAGGCGTTGGCGGTCGATCGCGGCAGCGCAGCCCTCTACGAGTTGCCGGGATGTTCGCAGCCCTGCAAGATTCCCTTTTTGAATGGGGGCTTGTTTGAACCGATCGGCGGTTATGACTGGCAAACGACTAATATTCTGATTGCTAACGAGACGATCGCCAAGATTCTGGATACCTTTGACCGCTATAACTTTACGGTGCGGGAAGATGAGCCGCTAGACAAGGAGGTGGCGGTTGATCCAGAGATGCTGGGCAAGGTGTTCGAGAATTTGCTGGAGGTGAGCGATCGCAAGTCTAAGGGCGCGTTCTATACCCCCCGCGAGATTGTCCATTATATGTGCCAGGAGAGTTTGATTAACTATCTGGACACGACTATTAATCGGCAAGCGGTGGAGCTGGTGCCGCCGTCTGTGCAGCAGACGAGCTTGTTGGTAACGCCGCCATCGGGACAGATGCTTTTGACCCAGGAGGACTATTGTGAGCGGGTGCCCCGTGGGGATCTGGAACGGTTGATTCGCCAGGGGGAACGGGCGATCGAGAATGATGCCCAGGTGGTGCAAAAGGGCACAGAAACCTCAACCTATCAGTTTCGGGTGCCGCAGTCGGTGCGAACCTATGCGGCGGATCTCGATCGGGCCTTGGCAGCAATTAGAATCTGCGATCCGGCGATCGGCTCTGGGGCGTTTCCGGTGGGGATGATGCAGGAAATCGTTAAAGCGCGGGAGGTGTTGACGACCTATTTGACCCTCACCCCCTCACCCCCAACCCCTCTCCCAAGTGGGGAGAGGGGAGCCGGATCTCCCCAGGGAGAGGGGAGAAATGCCTATGCTTTCAAACGCCATGCTATCCAGTCTTCTATCTATGGTGTCGATATTGATTCCGGTGCGGTGGATATTGCCAAACTGCGGCTGTGGTTGTCGTTGGTGGTGGATGAGGAAAATTACGAAAGCATTAAACCCCTGCCCAACCTAGATTACAAAATTGTCTGCGGTAACTCTCTGTTGAGTGTGGAAAAAAATCTATTTAATCACCAAGTTTTTGCCGACTTGGAGCAGCGAAAGCAGGAGTATTTTGAAGAAACCAACGCGGAACGCAAAGCAGCATTACGAACAGCCATCAATACTCTGATCCAAACCATCACTAATCAGGATCAAACCTTTGATTTTGAGGTGTATTTTAGTGAGGTGTTGCAACAACGGGGCGGATTTGATGTGGTGATTGGCAACCCGCCCTATGTACGCCAAGAGCAGATTAAACACCTGAAAGATGACCTAAAAAAACAATACGAATGCTTCACCGGTACCGCCGATCTCTATGTATTTTTCTATGAGCAGGGACTCAAACTGCTGCGAGAACAGGGCGTTTTAACCTATATTTCCTCAAACAAATGGTTTCGCGCCGCCTATGGCAAAAAGCTCCGCCAATTCATCACCAGCCAAACCCAACTTCAGCAAATTATTGACTTTGGCGATGCGCCGGTATTTGCCGCGATCGCCTATCCCACCATTGTGATCACCCAGAAAGGCAAGCCCGAAGCCCAATCTTTCCAAGCTTTGAACTGGGAAAAGGGGCAATCCATTAGCCAGTTTGAAACCGTGGTGCAATCCCAATCCTTCACCATGCCCCAAACGGCCCTCACCGCCGAGGGCTGGCAGTTTGCCGATGCGACGGTCCTGAATCTGCTGGAAAAACTCCGCAAAGCAGGGACACCCTTGGGTGAGTACGTCAACAATCGGTTTTATCGCGGTGTAGTCACTGGTTTCAATGAAGCATTTGTGGTCGATCGCGCCACCCGCGACAAACTAATTGCTGAACACCCATCCTCTGCCGAAGTCCTCAAACCCTTCCTGCGGGGACGTGATGTGAAACGGTGGACGGTTGATTATGCTGATTTGTGGTTGCTGTTTATTCCGTGGCATTTTCCATTACATAATGATTCAACCATTGAAGGGGTATCTGAAAAAGCAGAAAAAGCTTTTAAACAGCAATATCCTGCTATTTACAACCATTTACTCAACTACAAAACAGAGCTTTCTAATCGAAATAAAGCAGAAACAGGTATCCGATATGAATGGTATGCACTACAACGATGTGCGGCTACCTACTGGCAGGAGTTTGAGCGATCGAAGATTATTCTTGGCAGGTTTATGGATAAACCAACTTTCGCATTCGATAGAGCGCAGTTTTTTCATAATGATGCTCTTTACATGATCTCAGGAGTGACTGAGTATGTAGTTGCAGTTTTGAACTCATCAATAAGTTGGTGGTTTTTGAGGCAGATATGCACAGACTTACAGAACGGGTATTTGCAGGCTTTTCGGAAGGACTTGTTCCAAATCCCCATTCCCCCCGCCTCAGCGCAAGATAAAGCCGTTATCGAAACCCTTGTTGACTATGTTCTCTATCTCACCACTCAACTTAAAGATATACCTAGTCACGGCAAACACCTGAGGACAGTTGCTGATGACAAACTAATGCGGAGCTACTTTGAGCAGATCGTTGATGTCGTTGTGATGGAGCTATATTTGCCTGAAGAACTTCACACTCATAATAAATATTTCATGCGTTATCTACTGCAAGAAAACTTACCTAGCCTAGATGAACTCAAAGATAATAAAATGGCATCTCTTCGATTAATCTTTCAACGTTTATTTGATCGGAAACATCCGATTAGAGAGGGAATCTTTTTCTTAGATAGTGTTCCAGTTGTGCGGATAATTCGAGGACTAAAATGA